The Nitrospinaceae bacterium DNA segment TGGCGACATGCCACTGGAGACTAGTCCCTGGGTGATGGGTATCGATGCCACGCCCGAGGTATAGAGCGGAATCCCGATGGCCGTTGCAAGGGGGATGGCGAAGGGTTGATTGCCACCAAGGGCCACGCTAATCCACGATGGGTCGACATAGTGGACGATAATCGCCTCGATGATGAATGCAACAGTGAGCCATTTTCCCA contains these protein-coding regions:
- a CDS encoding permease → GKWLTVAFIIEAIIVHYVDPSWISVALGGNQPFAIPLATAIGIPLYTSGVASIPITQGLVSSGMSPGAAMAFLVAGPITTIPCMMTVWMMVKKPLFFYYLSVGIIGSLAAGYLFQFLMV